A window of Deltaproteobacteria bacterium genomic DNA:
GGATCATGTGCGCGAGAATCGCGGTGTCGACCACGGCGGCGGAACCGCCGTTCGCGACAACCTGCACATCGGCGGTCGTGATCCCCGAGAAATCCCCGAAGGTGGCGTGGCACGCCAGGCACAGCGTGTTGTTCTCTTCCTTCGTGCCGGTGACCTTCGTGACCCCGCCTTCCTTGACCGTCGTTGAGATCATGTGCCGGTTCGCCGCGGAGTGGGGGGAGTGGCAGCCGAAGCACGGGACGTCGTACGGCTTGTCGGCCGCGTGGGGTCCCTGCCCGATGTCCATGTACTGCTGGTGGTGGCTCTTCGACGCGGTGTAGAGCGGGAACTTGGCGTTGACGTCGGCGGAGGCGAAATGGACGGAGCCCCAGAAGTTCGATACCGTCGTGGTCAGGGTGACGTACGCCCCGGTGGCCAACAGGTCGTTCAGAAGGTTGTTCCCCGGGAGGAACGGGATCGCGGCGCTCCCCGAAAGAAGCGCGGGGGCTTCCATCCCCAGCGATATTCCCGGAAGGGCGATCGATGCGCCTCGGCTGTGGCACGACCCGCATACCTCGTTCGCCCGCTTGACCCCGGCAACTCCGCCTGCCAGGAAATCGGCCGGGTTGAGGATGTCCGCCGGATCGTGGGACGCCGCGTGCGCGGCGCCCGGACCATGGCAAGCCTCGCAGCCGATGTTCAGCTCCACGTAGCCGGTGACGACCTCCTTGACGGGGGTCCCGCCGTAACTCGCCGTGTCGACCTGGACGGCCAGCCCGGTCTGGTGGCAGCCGGCGCACCGGTTCTCCCAGGAAACCGCCGTCCCCTTCAAGTCGATGCCGTTGTTCAGCGCGTCCATCTGGACGACCAGTGCGTCGAAGCCGTACGCCGCGGTGAAGCGCGGTGCGTTGCTGCCGTCGTACCAATTGGACCCGTTATAGACCGTGTACGTCTTCTGCACCTCGTTGTACTGGACGGGGAGGAGGTAATAGCTGCGACCGACCCGGGTCTGGTACCGCTGCTTCCAGTAGCCGT
This region includes:
- a CDS encoding cytochrome c3 family protein, whose amino-acid sequence is MTFNLRRIGALVLAGALLAGCGASGSREGQSDLPPVLVQKGDPVLPAASGYVGSVTCGSCHPGIYAEWGNTLHNKPLKTVAEVGDAAFVNDADGNGVNDFKDGLDLAGNVNFSAYGANAPKLSIEGGKYFMTIGAVRYEIQRVQGGNGYWKQRYQTRVGRSYYLLPVQYNEVQKTYTVYNGSNWYDGSNAPRFTAAYGFDALVVQMDALNNGIDLKGTAVSWENRCAGCHQTGLAVQVDTASYGGTPVKEVVTGYVELNIGCEACHGPGAAHAASHDPADILNPADFLAGGVAGVKRANEVCGSCHSRGASIALPGISLGMEAPALLSGSAAIPFLPGNNLLNDLLATGAYVTLTTTVSNFWGSVHFASADVNAKFPLYTASKSHHQQYMDIGQGPHAADKPYDVPCFGCHSPHSAANRHMISTTVKEGGVTKVTGTKEENNTLCLACHATFGDFSGITTADVQVVANGGSAAVVDTAILAHMI